A region of Thermus neutrinimicus DNA encodes the following proteins:
- a CDS encoding GGDEF domain-containing protein, whose translation MAAYGPGLIALLVFLGLFPPTAPFSERFLTPLVALGGGVFLWLDGRKAWGLGLLFLGLGDLAWTLEDLKRLPRGLLLEFPYLAGYAALTWALLKVPGERPRLSLLLVPLVLLGLASALKPELGIDRVYSLWDALLLLLLLPRLEPLFRERLLGERVLWGVGFLLFLVADMAYAFLEAGPGYPTGHPVHLLWSLGYVLLTWGVAEEGRRGNTFWGQALALGGLFLMPALLLHDPTPWEVRVMALYGGLVAGLGLLYANHLEWRRTEEKNLRWTRFLEELARLSPSVTQTLSPEAVLMGALEATRHLLPQAVGLEVRGRRGLVGERTPHSLAIPLNGDTAYLYLQGPLEEPVPPSFLSLLGERIRQVLRQVEWGTLALTDPLTGLLNRRGLEAELPKLLALARRYQAPLSVVMLDIDRFKRVNDTYGHPVGDEVLKLLGRILQASVRREDLAVRYGGEEFLLILYGADRLAAKEVVERIRYRFRHQRVDPIPYPLTLSAGIAGGEVPEGEAQLEDWILKADYALLRAKETGRDRVTLA comes from the coding sequence GTGGCCGCCTATGGACCAGGGCTTATCGCCCTCCTCGTATTCCTGGGCCTATTCCCCCCCACCGCTCCCTTTAGCGAGCGCTTCCTCACCCCCCTGGTGGCCCTAGGGGGCGGGGTTTTCCTTTGGCTGGATGGGCGGAAAGCCTGGGGGCTTGGCCTCCTCTTCCTGGGCCTAGGGGACCTGGCCTGGACCTTGGAGGACCTAAAGCGCCTTCCCCGGGGTTTGCTCCTGGAGTTTCCCTATCTGGCGGGCTATGCCGCCTTAACCTGGGCTCTTCTCAAGGTCCCGGGGGAAAGGCCCAGGCTAAGCCTCCTCCTGGTGCCCCTGGTCCTTTTAGGCCTGGCCTCTGCCCTTAAACCGGAGCTGGGCATAGACCGGGTCTATAGCCTATGGGATGCCCTCCTGCTCCTCCTCCTTCTGCCCAGGCTGGAACCCCTGTTCCGGGAACGCCTTCTTGGAGAGCGGGTTCTTTGGGGTGTGGGGTTTCTCCTCTTTCTGGTGGCGGACATGGCCTATGCCTTCCTGGAGGCAGGGCCAGGCTACCCCACCGGCCACCCCGTCCACCTCCTTTGGAGCCTCGGGTACGTGCTTTTAACCTGGGGGGTGGCGGAGGAAGGCCGAAGGGGGAACACCTTCTGGGGGCAGGCCCTGGCCCTGGGAGGGCTTTTCCTGATGCCCGCCCTTCTCCTCCACGATCCCACCCCTTGGGAGGTACGGGTCATGGCCCTCTACGGCGGGCTGGTGGCAGGCCTGGGCCTCCTTTACGCCAACCACCTGGAGTGGCGCCGCACGGAGGAGAAAAACCTCCGCTGGACCCGCTTCTTGGAAGAGCTTGCCCGCCTTTCCCCTAGCGTCACCCAGACCCTAAGCCCGGAGGCCGTGCTGATGGGTGCCCTCGAGGCCACCCGCCACCTCCTGCCCCAGGCCGTGGGCCTGGAGGTGAGGGGAAGGCGGGGCCTGGTGGGGGAGCGGACTCCCCATTCCCTGGCCATTCCCTTAAACGGGGACACCGCTTACCTCTACCTGCAAGGTCCCCTGGAGGAACCCGTGCCCCCCAGCTTTCTCTCCCTCCTGGGGGAGCGGATCCGGCAGGTCCTGCGCCAGGTGGAGTGGGGCACCTTGGCCCTCACGGATCCCCTCACCGGGCTTTTGAACCGCCGGGGCCTCGAGGCGGAGCTCCCCAAGCTCCTGGCCCTGGCCCGGCGCTACCAGGCCCCCTTAAGCGTGGTCATGCTGGACATCGACCGCTTCAAGCGGGTGAACGATACCTACGGCCACCCGGTGGGCGATGAGGTCCTGAAGCTCCTGGGCCGCATCCTGCAGGCCAGCGTGCGCCGCGAGGACCTGGCGGTGCGCTACGGGGGGGAGGAGTTCCTCCTCATCCTCTACGGGGCCGATCGCCTTGCGGCCAAGGAGGTGGTGGAACGCATCCGCTACCGCTTCCGCCACCAGAGGGTGGATCCCATCCCCTATCCCCTCACCCTCTCCGCCGGCATCGCCGGGGGGGAGGTCCCGGAAGGCGAGGCCCAGCTGGAGGACTGGATCCTCAAGGCCGACTACGCCCTCCTCAGGGCCAAGGAAACCGGCCGCGACCGGGTGACCCTGGCCTAA